One Pseudodesulfovibrio cashew DNA window includes the following coding sequences:
- a CDS encoding rhodanese-like domain-containing protein: protein MKKRVMAVAVMLAFALTALAGTALANEAKEFKKFHSIVDYSFVAKYAKMPKPKGVMIVDSRPYKPKYVEGYIPTAVSIPTSQFDKMVDKLPANKGDLLIFYCGGFKCPLSHKAAFKAEALGYTNVKVYAAGFPDFKKKAPYYSIGLESLSAMLANGDNFVSIDARPYKKYLGGAIPGALGIPERDFAAKRGMLPVDKANVTLVYYCGGYKCALSHKSAVKARYLGYKKVVVAEAGYPGWKEMFGGGSAMEVKAGAAEGAVDTDWFLKTIKENPSAILLIDVRDPAEYAAGHFPSAINMPVDAVEKKAKEIPTDKPIVFSCASGARAGEAYYLYMDQVPDAKNVFYLEATNDFGEDNSYEVHPNK from the coding sequence ATGAAAAAGAGAGTGATGGCCGTCGCCGTGATGCTGGCTTTCGCGCTGACCGCCCTGGCCGGCACCGCCCTGGCCAACGAGGCCAAGGAATTCAAGAAGTTCCACAGCATCGTGGACTATTCGTTCGTTGCAAAGTACGCCAAGATGCCCAAGCCCAAGGGCGTGATGATCGTGGACTCGCGTCCCTACAAGCCCAAGTACGTGGAAGGGTACATCCCGACTGCGGTCTCCATTCCCACCAGCCAGTTCGACAAGATGGTGGACAAGCTGCCCGCCAACAAGGGCGACCTGCTGATCTTCTACTGCGGCGGCTTCAAGTGCCCGCTGTCCCACAAGGCCGCGTTCAAGGCCGAGGCTCTCGGTTACACCAACGTCAAGGTCTATGCCGCCGGCTTCCCCGATTTCAAAAAGAAGGCCCCGTACTACTCCATCGGCCTTGAGAGCCTGAGCGCCATGCTCGCCAACGGCGACAACTTCGTCTCCATCGACGCCCGCCCGTACAAGAAGTACCTGGGCGGCGCCATCCCCGGCGCGCTGGGCATCCCCGAGCGCGACTTTGCGGCCAAGCGCGGCATGTTGCCCGTGGACAAGGCCAACGTGACCCTGGTCTACTACTGCGGCGGCTACAAGTGCGCCCTGTCCCACAAGTCCGCGGTCAAGGCCCGCTACCTTGGCTACAAGAAGGTCGTGGTCGCCGAAGCCGGCTACCCCGGCTGGAAGGAGATGTTCGGCGGCGGTTCCGCCATGGAAGTCAAGGCCGGTGCGGCCGAAGGCGCCGTGGACACCGACTGGTTCCTGAAGACCATCAAGGAGAATCCGTCCGCGATCCTGCTCATCGACGTGCGTGACCCCGCCGAGTACGCCGCCGGTCACTTCCCGTCCGCCATCAACATGCCCGTTGACGCAGTGGAGAAGAAGGCCAAGGAAATCCCCACTGACAAGCCCATCGTCTTCTCTTGCGCTTCCGGCGCACGCGCCGGCGAGGCCTACTACCTCTACATGGACCAGGTTCCGGACGCCAAGAACGTCTTCTACCTGGAGGCCACCAACGACTTCGGCGAAGACAACAGCTATGAGGTGCATCCCAACAAGTAG
- a CDS encoding formate dehydrogenase subunit gamma — protein MPKTYKRHDKSDIFIHWFNAACWLLLLLTGVGLIQNPAIDPFGSGYPEAMRSMVGGGGNLLLIHEYIGLAWITGFVLYLLVNFRGAAFFLGEVFAVSPARDMGWMLKKMVLMTLGPKALKAVGVDPTLPDQGYYNMGQKAFAQASVVGGIVIAATGVIMLLSDRTFGAESTGLIGWAVAVHFIAVGLVFAGLLVHVYMAAISPEERPGFKSMFTGVVPDGYAKHHHRLWWEKVKTGGE, from the coding sequence ATGCCTAAGACCTACAAGCGGCATGACAAATCCGACATCTTCATCCACTGGTTCAACGCCGCGTGCTGGCTGCTCCTGCTCCTGACCGGCGTGGGCCTGATTCAGAACCCCGCCATCGACCCGTTCGGCTCGGGCTATCCCGAGGCCATGCGTTCCATGGTGGGCGGAGGCGGCAACCTGCTGCTCATCCACGAATACATCGGCCTGGCCTGGATCACCGGCTTCGTCCTCTACCTGCTGGTCAACTTCCGGGGCGCGGCCTTTTTCCTGGGAGAGGTCTTCGCCGTCAGTCCGGCCCGCGACATGGGCTGGATGCTCAAGAAAATGGTGCTCATGACCCTGGGGCCCAAGGCCCTCAAGGCCGTGGGCGTCGACCCGACCCTGCCCGACCAGGGCTATTACAACATGGGTCAGAAGGCCTTTGCCCAGGCCAGCGTGGTTGGCGGCATCGTCATCGCGGCCACCGGCGTGATCATGCTCCTGTCCGACCGGACCTTCGGGGCCGAGTCCACGGGGCTGATCGGCTGGGCCGTGGCCGTGCACTTCATCGCCGTGGGTCTGGTCTTCGCCGGGCTGCTGGTCCATGTCTACATGGCCGCCATCTCCCCCGAGGAACGCCCGGGCTTCAAGTCCATGTTCACCGGCGTGGTCCCCGACGGCTACGCCAAGCATCACCACAGACTGTGGTGGGAAAAGGTCAAGACCGGCGGGGAATGA